The Raphanus sativus cultivar WK10039 chromosome 2, ASM80110v3, whole genome shotgun sequence genome includes a region encoding these proteins:
- the LOC130508645 gene encoding uncharacterized protein LOC130508645, translated as MYERDTYFENSYVEIKEDVSKTVDSLRIPTVKGVRTAIFWDAVDCPFPPSSTPDQIYHSISSFLMEREFSDKITIWAYLDDDDKRGSWGGDKTWASRIYFLPVPAASRRIRMLNDITLWKWDSPRLKRRCEASLILVSDQFKEDDVYYRDMLQRMGNRGYFVVLVTPTLDINKPESPEWPGLLIDEGPYVFDKVVTQHESAEEDLTPTEEELPMDYDPFGDQASSDSSENEEGRQFWKPPTDEEVSKLIPSPEEPPLYRWIPILSCTN; from the exons ATGTATGAGCGTGATACCTACTTCGAAAACTCCTATGTAGAGATCAAAGAAGATGTCTCCAAGACGGTAGATTCTCTG CGTATCCCAACCGTCAAAGGGGTTAGGACAGCCATCTTCTGGGATGCCGTGGATTGCCCATTCCCTCCTTCTTCTACCCCTGACCAGATCTACCACTCCATCTCATCCTTTCTTATGGAAAGGGAGTTTAGTGATAAGATTACAATCTGGGCCTatcttgatgatgatgacaagAGAGGGTCTTGGGGTGGTGACAAAACGTGGGCTTCCAGAATCTACTTTCTTCCCGTTCCCGCAG CCTCGAGACGTATCAGAATGTTAAATGACATTACTTTATGGAAATGGGACTCTCCTCGGTTGAAAAGGCGTTGTGAAGCTAGTTTGATCCTAGTCTCAGACCAGTTCAAAGAGGACGACGTCTACTACAGAGATATGCTTCAAAGAATGGGTAACAGGGGTTACTTTGTTGTCTTAGTCACTCCCACTCTTGACATCAACAAACCAGAAAGCCCCGAATGGCCTGGATTGCTAATAGATGAAGGCCCATACGTTTTTGATAAAGTAGTAACACAGCATGAATCCGCGGAAGAAGACCTAACACCTACTGAGGAGGAGCTTCCGATGGATTACGACCCTTTTGGTGATCAAGCAAGCAGCGATAGCTCTGAAAATGAAGAGGGCCGTCAATTCTGGAAACCTCCGACTGATGAGGAAGTTTCCAAGCTGATACCAAGCCCTGAAGAACCACCCCTGTATCGCTGGATCCCCATACTCTCATGTACAAACTAG